Genomic DNA from Myxococcales bacterium:
ACGGGTTTTCGGCGCGCGGCGGCGTCAGCTTGCAGCCGACGTCGTGCACTTGCAGGCCGAGCGAATGCCCAAGGCCGTGCGGAAAAAACGCTCGCGTCACGCCGCGGGAGACCAACGCCTCGCGGCTGCCGCGCGAGCCGCCGGCGATATCGAGGTCTGCCAGCAAGGTGGCGAGCTGCACGTGGCTGTCGTCGTGGAGGTCTTCATAGGCGCGCCCTGGCCGCACGCCGCGCACGAGCGCTTGTTGCAGCGTCTCCATGCCTTCGAGCAGCTCGCTAAACAAGCTGCCCCCGCGGACATAGGTGCGCGTGATGTCGCTGGCGTAGCCGCAATAGGCGGCGCCGGCGTCGATCAAAAACGAAGGCGCGGTCGAGGCGCCGGTGGTTTTATAGTTGACGTAATGCAAGGTGGCCGCGTGCTCGCCGAGCGCGACGATACCCTTGTAAGGCGTCTGCGCATCGTCTTGTTCGCTGGCGGCGAGATATGCCAAATGCAAGGCGAGCTCGCTGGCATTGGTGTCGGCGTCAAACAGCGCGCGCGCGGCAATATGGCCGCGCACGGCGCGTTCGCTGGCAACGCGCATGCAGGCGAGTTCATACGGCGTTTTGCGGGTGCGTATGGCGTGGATAGCCGCGATGAGCGCTTGCGGATTTTTGCTTACGCCGGCGAGCGCGGCCGGCGTCGTTTGGTCGCCGCCGCGGCGCGAATGGATCAGCGCAGTGGTCGGCTTGTTGGCAGGCAGATGATCCGCGAGCGTGGCCTGCGTGGCGTTAACGACGACAAATTCGTGCCAGAAGTCGCGATCTGGCGTTGCCGGCGCATCCCAAAAATCATCGCCCGCCGTGCGCACGATGGTCGGGGGCTGGCCGTGCCGCAGCACGAGATAAGCGCCAGCCTCGCAAATCGGCGCAAAGTGCAAAAACGTCGGCGTCGCCGCAAACGCAAAATACTGGTCGTCAAACGGATTTTTCTGCAGCGCCTCGCCGCTTTCCACGACGAGCGCGTCAAAGCCGCTGGCCTCCAGCGCCTTGGCGTAGGCAGGCAGGATGTGGGCGAGATGTTCGCGATACAGTTGGGCGAGAGAGACGCTCATTCGCACACCGTATCCGCAACTGCACTCGTCGCCAAGGCCTGGTCGCGGCGACCGGTGACGTGTTGCAAGAGCATGCCCGCGGTCATGGCGGCGACGAAGACGAGTGGCACCATGGCGCCGCTGCCGAGGCTGACGATCGCGGGGCCGGGGCAAAAGCCGGCGATGCCCCAGCCAACGCCAAAGATGCCGGCGCCGATGAGCAGCTTGGCGTCGAGCCCATGCTTGAGGGCTTGGTGAAACGAAGGCTCAAACAGCGGCGTCTTGTGTTTGGCAATGAGTTGTAGCGCGGCCATGTGCACGGCGATGCCGCCGGCCATGACAAACATCAGCGTTGGGTCCCAGGCGCCAAAGATGTCGAGGAAGGCGCGCACGTTGCCGGGATTGGTCATGCCGGCAACGCCAAGGCCAACGCCGAATAACACGCCCGCGAGCAGGCTCACCAAGGCTTGCATTTAGAAGCCCTCCACGCCAGCGGCGCGCAAGGCGACGATGGTCAGTACGCCAGTGGCGATAAACGTGACGGTGGCCGCGATCGAACGCCCCGAAAGCCGCGCGATGCCGCAGATGCCGTGACCGCTGGTGCAGCCGCTGCCCAGGCGCGTGCCATAGCCTACGAGCACCCCGGCGATGGCGACCAGCCACAGTGGTTGCGCGTTAGCCAGGCCAAACACGCCGGGGCGGATGAGGTAGAGCGCGACGCCGGCGATGAGCAGGCCGGCGAGGAAGGCGCCGCGTTGCCCGCGGTCGCTGGCGTGGCGTGCGACCAGGCCGCCGAGCAGCCCGCTAATGCCGGCGATGCGGCCGTGCGACAGCCAATACAGCGAGGCGGAGAGCCCAATAAGCGCGCCGCCTATTAGTGCGAGAGCGATGTTTGACATGCCTGCGTTTGTAACACGCCATGCGCGGCGGCAAAGGCGTCGTCACTCGAAAACCCATGCAGGCTCTGTACGACGTAGAGCGGCCGCCCGCGCACCTCGTCGTAGATTCGCGCGAGGTATTCGCCTTGGATGCCCTGCGAGATGAGCACGACGCCGCAGGCGAGCAAGCCGCCCATGGCTGCCCAAAAACCGCCGGTGAAGGTGGCCTGCCATGCGAGATATTGCACCCCAGCGACGGCGGCGCCGCCGATCGCTAGCAGAGCCATCATCGCGCCGACGTAAGTCCAAATTTTCAGCGGCGCGCTAGAAAAGCTGACGATGCCGTCGAGCGCGAGGCGCCACAGCGATCCGAGTGACCAGCGC
This window encodes:
- a CDS encoding YeeE/YedE family protein gives rise to the protein MSNIALALIGGALIGLSASLYWLSHGRIAGISGLLGGLVARHASDRGQRGAFLAGLLIAGVALYLIRPGVFGLANAQPLWLVAIAGVLVGYGTRLGSGCTSGHGICGIARLSGRSIAATVTFIATGVLTIVALRAAGVEGF
- a CDS encoding YeeE/YedE family protein; this translates as MQALVSLLAGVLFGVGLGVAGMTNPGNVRAFLDIFGAWDPTLMFVMAGGIAVHMAALQLIAKHKTPLFEPSFHQALKHGLDAKLLIGAGIFGVGWGIAGFCPGPAIVSLGSGAMVPLVFVAAMTAGMLLQHVTGRRDQALATSAVADTVCE
- the pepQ gene encoding Xaa-Pro dipeptidase, which translates into the protein MSVSLAQLYREHLAHILPAYAKALEASGFDALVVESGEALQKNPFDDQYFAFAATPTFLHFAPICEAGAYLVLRHGQPPTIVRTAGDDFWDAPATPDRDFWHEFVVVNATQATLADHLPANKPTTALIHSRRGGDQTTPAALAGVSKNPQALIAAIHAIRTRKTPYELACMRVASERAVRGHIAARALFDADTNASELALHLAYLAASEQDDAQTPYKGIVALGEHAATLHYVNYKTTGASTAPSFLIDAGAAYCGYASDITRTYVRGGSLFSELLEGMETLQQALVRGVRPGRAYEDLHDDSHVQLATLLADLDIAGGSRGSREALVSRGVTRAFFPHGLGHSLGLQVHDVGCKLTPPRAENPYLRNTSVIESGQVFTIEPGFYVIPALLAPLRADDRAGLVNWGAVDALAPFGGIRIEDNIAVHADRIENLTRDAFRMVAG